One Campylobacter pinnipediorum subsp. caledonicus genomic window carries:
- a CDS encoding heavy metal translocating P-type ATPase yields MKQKNNVTILHSCKNRVRLRVNELKETSDISYIEASIAELSNVNNVRVNKYTKSIVIEYLSQLEKIIEFVCNLDLKTKPKVHGISKADIYKAGASLVIEPLLASPKLKAAISVYSSAPILLDGLKEFKNDGLTSRVLESMAVGVSLARKDYLAANSTNLMLALGEYMEESTVHKSDDLIKELAKPNIEEVWVETNQNGQKTLNKVKTQNLSKGDIVVVGAGENIGIDGYIVGGEASVNQVSMTGEAEPVMKKRGDRVISGTIVEEGKIKIWAENVGSDTATARIKEYIQTSLNEKSSIGLKATKLADSLVPVTLSLAGISYLVNKNTDSVASVLQADYSCALKLATPVSFKSSISKAGRNGILIKGAKAIEALGAADTFVFDKTGTLTKGSLAVVGIYPFKDGMNEDELLNLTASAEEHYFHPVAEAIVDAARKRGFDHIHHDEVEFIVAHGVKTQMNTKEVVIGSRHFLEDDEKIDFSKHEKTIQDALNNGLTLLYIGYDKELAGVIAMKDEMRENTKNMIAKLRKSGVKQIIMLTGDVELKAKEVADELGIDRFYADCLPTDKSRIIEELKSEGANVAFVGDGINDAPSLTKANVGISMHKGADIAKAAADISLLKDDIMSVAIAKEIAVKTMSLIGSNFKLTVGINSAILGAATFGLLNPISTAVLHNGTTIWLLLNSMKGIKFEK; encoded by the coding sequence TTGAAGCAGAAGAATAATGTAACTATCTTACATAGTTGCAAAAATAGAGTTAGGCTTAGGGTTAATGAGCTAAAAGAGACTAGCGATATAAGCTACATAGAGGCTAGTATTGCCGAACTTAGTAATGTAAATAATGTTCGCGTAAATAAATATACAAAAAGCATAGTTATAGAGTATTTATCGCAACTTGAAAAGATTATTGAGTTTGTTTGTAATTTGGATCTAAAAACAAAGCCAAAAGTTCACGGTATAAGTAAAGCTGATATTTACAAGGCGGGGGCTTCTTTGGTTATTGAGCCACTTCTTGCAAGTCCAAAATTAAAAGCAGCAATTAGTGTTTATAGCTCTGCTCCTATCTTACTTGATGGGCTTAAAGAGTTTAAAAACGATGGTCTTACTTCAAGGGTTCTTGAATCAATGGCCGTTGGTGTAAGTCTAGCAAGAAAAGATTATCTTGCTGCAAATAGCACAAATTTAATGCTTGCTTTGGGCGAATATATGGAAGAAAGCACTGTTCATAAAAGCGATGATTTGATAAAGGAACTAGCAAAGCCAAACATAGAAGAGGTTTGGGTTGAGACTAATCAAAATGGTCAAAAAACATTAAATAAGGTAAAAACTCAAAATTTATCCAAAGGCGATATAGTTGTTGTTGGAGCTGGGGAAAATATCGGCATAGATGGCTATATAGTTGGTGGTGAAGCTAGTGTAAATCAGGTTTCTATGACGGGTGAAGCTGAGCCAGTTATGAAAAAAAGAGGCGATAGGGTAATAAGTGGCACGATAGTAGAAGAGGGAAAGATAAAAATTTGGGCTGAAAATGTCGGTAGTGATACGGCTACAGCTAGGATTAAAGAATATATTCAAACCTCTTTAAATGAAAAATCAAGCATAGGGCTAAAAGCTACAAAATTAGCAGATAGCTTAGTGCCTGTTACTCTTTCTCTAGCTGGTATTTCATATTTGGTCAATAAAAATACAGATAGCGTTGCTTCTGTTTTGCAGGCTGATTACTCTTGTGCTTTAAAGCTAGCAACGCCAGTGTCATTTAAATCAAGCATATCAAAAGCTGGAAGAAATGGAATTTTGATAAAAGGGGCAAAGGCTATAGAGGCTTTAGGTGCTGCTGATACATTTGTCTTTGACAAGACAGGAACTCTTACAAAAGGCAGCTTGGCTGTCGTTGGGATATATCCATTTAAAGATGGTATGAATGAAGATGAGCTTTTGAACTTAACCGCTAGCGCAGAAGAACACTATTTTCATCCGGTTGCCGAAGCTATAGTTGATGCTGCTAGAAAAAGAGGGTTTGATCATATTCATCACGATGAGGTTGAGTTCATAGTGGCTCATGGAGTAAAAACTCAGATGAATACAAAAGAGGTTGTAATAGGTTCTAGACATTTTTTGGAAGATGATGAAAAGATAGATTTCTCTAAACACGAAAAAACTATACAAGATGCTTTAAATAATGGTCTTACCCTTCTTTATATAGGATATGATAAAGAACTTGCTGGCGTTATTGCTATGAAAGATGAGATGAGAGAAAATACAAAAAACATGATAGCCAAACTTAGAAAATCAGGTGTTAAACAGATTATAATGCTTACTGGAGATGTTGAGTTAAAGGCTAAAGAAGTAGCAGATGAGCTTGGCATAGATAGATTTTATGCTGATTGTTTGCCTACTGACAAATCAAGAATTATAGAAGAGCTAAAGTCTGAGGGTGCTAATGTAGCTTTTGTAGGCGATGGTATCAATGATGCTCCATCTTTAACAAAAGCAAATGTTGGAATTAGTATGCATAAGGGCGCTGATATAGCAAAAGCCGCAGCTGATATTAGCTTGTTAAAAGATGATATTATGAGTGTTGCTATAGCAAAAGAGATAGCTGTAAAAACTATGAGTCTTATAGGCTCAAATTTCAAGCTAACAGTAGGCATAAACTCAGCCATATTGGGTGCTGCTACATTTGGATTATTAAATCCTATATCCACAGCTGTTTTGCACAATGGCACTACTATATGGCTATTGTTAAATTCAATGAAAGGTATAAAATTTGAAAAATAA
- a CDS encoding Fur family transcriptional regulator, which produces MDKFDKIYKSFSELLSDLNYKNSYIKEKILNILYVSNAHLNAVDIQDIFKKQYKEQISLTTIYSFLNFLTECNLVNVYNKNNIREYELNLSSHHDHLICEKCNKIITFFDEDIEKRQHIVSGDNKFNLIGHTMILYGICKKCQNIKKY; this is translated from the coding sequence ATGGATAAATTTGACAAAATTTATAAAAGCTTTTCTGAATTGTTGAGCGATTTAAATTATAAAAACTCATATATTAAAGAAAAAATTTTAAATATTTTATATGTCTCAAACGCTCATTTAAATGCAGTTGATATCCAAGATATTTTTAAAAAACAATATAAAGAACAAATTTCTTTAACAACCATTTATTCTTTTTTAAATTTTTTGACAGAATGTAATTTGGTTAATGTATATAATAAAAATAATATTAGAGAGTATGAACTGAATTTAAGCTCTCATCATGATCATTTAATTTGTGAAAAATGCAATAAAATAATTACTTTCTTTGATGAAGATATAGAAAAAAGACAACATATCGTATCTGGCGATAATAAATTTAATCTTATTGGGCATACAATGATTTTATATGGAATCTGCAAAAAATGTCAAAATATCAAAAAGTATTGA
- a CDS encoding HMA2 domain-containing protein: MDINTRDILKVVSYFKPISHTPGRLRVRVNPKIKELASEIDLNNLDSIINRINGINNVKINKLIGSVTIEYDKMVFDKQIWDDLLNGNNIENISEKINNIAKEVYAG; the protein is encoded by the coding sequence ATGGATATAAATACACGAGATATACTAAAAGTTGTATCTTATTTTAAGCCTATTAGCCATACTCCTGGTAGGTTAAGAGTTAGAGTAAATCCTAAGATAAAAGAGCTTGCAAGTGAGATTGATTTAAATAATTTAGATAGTATTATTAATAGAATTAATGGTATAAATAATGTTAAAATTAATAAACTAATAGGCTCTGTGACTATTGAGTATGACAAGATGGTTTTTGATAAACAAATTTGGGATGATTTGCTAAATGGAAATAATATAGAAAATATATCTGAAAAAATAAATAATATTGCAAAGGAAGTATATGCAGGATGA
- the fliN gene encoding flagellar motor switch protein FliN encodes MTEDSEVVEIFENLGLFKSYDELMDISVDFIAELGTTTISINELLKFEPGSVIDLEKPAGESVELYINNRIFGKGEVMVYEKNLAIRINEILDSKSVIQYFKKELL; translated from the coding sequence ATGACCGAAGATAGTGAAGTTGTAGAAATATTTGAAAATTTAGGACTTTTTAAAAGCTATGATGAGCTTATGGATATAAGTGTTGATTTTATAGCAGAACTTGGCACTACTACAATAAGTATAAATGAGCTTTTAAAATTTGAACCGGGATCAGTTATAGACTTAGAAAAACCAGCAGGTGAGAGTGTAGAGCTTTATATAAACAATAGAATATTTGGCAAAGGTGAAGTAATGGTATATGAAAAAAACTTAGCCATTCGTATAAATGAGATATTAGATTCTAAGTCAGTGATACAATATTTTAAAAAAGAGCTTTTATGA
- a CDS encoding ATP-binding protein translates to MIEKNIQENLKLFYIGLENNEPFLYKNKDLTTHATIIGMTGSGKTGLGISILEEACIDNIPSIIIDPKGDMTNLCLSFENLNKNDFLPYIDEVEANNENLSKEELSEKLSKRWSEGLSSSFQDISRIKLFKESVDFTIYTPKSNAGVSIALLGNFEAPNTDDEEFLNSYINSTTSSILSLLNIKVDETSKEHILISNIFAYKFSSNESINIQELILSILNPPFDKIGVFSLEQFYPSNERMKLSLKLNTLISSNNFKAYTKGEDLDIGKMLFNKDKKAKCNIFTISHLNDNERMFFVTILLNKIITWMRSTNGTSSLRAILYMDEIFGFFPPNANPPSKQPMLLLLKQARAFGVGCVLSTQNPVDLDYRGLSNIGTWFIGRLQTKQDKAKVASGLSGISDTSNKELENTISNLEKRHFLVKNTNESKLHLIKTRWALSYLKGPLSKEHISILMKNKKSKDKKSLDNFSHSKPLFSSNITQIFASSDDELSGNLLAAANVKFYNQKLGIDTTKKLNFIIQLDKSDTSVNWDKAIKNKKIIQLQPNKNPKFKPIPDFILNIKNTNELKKDFKDFIYQNENLTILSALGITSNLDESKEEFCVRVQDICNEILEEKTQDIIDKFKKEENKLLQKLQKATYQLDKEENDLTSSKLDAIINIGTSIISAFFGSKARNPRTIANGVKKASKVIKEKNDVTMLQDLIDDINIKLDELSQKMQEEISNLKAQNDIKNIEIKEIKVMPKKSDIFNEEISILWT, encoded by the coding sequence ATGATAGAAAAAAACATTCAAGAAAACTTAAAACTTTTTTATATTGGCTTAGAAAATAACGAACCATTTTTATACAAAAATAAAGACTTAACAACTCATGCAACAATAATAGGAATGACAGGAAGCGGTAAAACTGGTCTTGGAATTTCTATTTTAGAAGAAGCTTGTATAGACAATATTCCATCTATCATAATAGATCCAAAAGGTGACATGACAAACTTATGCCTATCGTTTGAAAATCTAAATAAAAATGATTTTTTACCATATATAGATGAAGTAGAAGCAAATAATGAAAATTTAAGCAAAGAAGAGTTATCTGAAAAATTAAGCAAAAGATGGAGTGAAGGCTTAAGCTCAAGCTTTCAGGATATTTCAAGAATAAAATTATTTAAAGAAAGTGTTGATTTTACGATATATACACCAAAAAGCAATGCCGGAGTGAGCATAGCCTTGCTTGGTAATTTTGAAGCCCCAAACACTGATGATGAGGAGTTTTTAAACTCTTATATAAACTCCACAACAAGCTCAATATTATCACTTTTAAATATAAAAGTGGATGAAACTTCAAAAGAACATATACTTATATCAAATATTTTTGCTTACAAATTTAGCAGCAATGAAAGCATAAACATACAAGAACTAATCTTATCAATACTAAATCCCCCATTTGACAAAATAGGTGTTTTTAGCTTAGAGCAATTTTATCCAAGCAATGAAAGAATGAAGCTAAGTTTAAAATTAAACACCTTAATATCTAGCAATAATTTTAAGGCATATACAAAAGGAGAAGATTTAGATATAGGCAAAATGCTTTTTAATAAAGACAAAAAAGCAAAATGTAATATCTTCACAATATCACACTTAAATGATAATGAAAGAATGTTTTTTGTAACAATCTTACTTAACAAAATAATAACATGGATGAGAAGCACAAATGGCACAAGCTCATTAAGAGCTATTTTATATATGGATGAAATTTTTGGATTTTTCCCTCCGAATGCAAACCCTCCATCAAAACAACCAATGCTTCTTTTGCTAAAACAAGCAAGAGCTTTTGGGGTAGGATGTGTATTAAGCACACAAAATCCAGTAGATCTTGACTATAGAGGATTGAGTAATATAGGAACTTGGTTTATAGGAAGACTTCAAACCAAACAAGATAAAGCAAAGGTTGCGTCAGGGCTGAGCGGAATATCCGATACCAGTAATAAAGAGCTTGAAAACACTATATCAAATTTAGAAAAAAGACATTTTTTGGTTAAAAATACAAACGAAAGCAAACTTCACTTAATAAAAACTCGCTGGGCTTTAAGCTATCTAAAAGGTCCTCTTTCCAAAGAACACATATCAATACTAATGAAAAATAAAAAGTCAAAAGATAAAAAATCTTTAGATAATTTTAGCCATTCAAAACCGCTATTTTCTAGCAATATAACACAAATATTTGCTAGTAGCGATGATGAATTAAGTGGAAATTTATTAGCCGCTGCCAATGTAAAATTTTACAATCAAAAACTTGGCATAGATACAACAAAAAAATTAAATTTCATAATACAATTAGACAAATCCGATACCAGTGTAAATTGGGACAAAGCTATAAAAAATAAAAAAATAATTCAATTACAGCCCAACAAAAATCCAAAATTTAAGCCCATTCCTGATTTTATTTTAAATATAAAAAACACAAATGAATTAAAAAAAGATTTTAAAGATTTTATATACCAAAATGAAAACTTAACTATATTATCAGCCCTTGGCATAACATCAAATTTAGATGAAAGCAAAGAGGAGTTTTGTGTAAGAGTGCAAGATATTTGCAATGAAATACTTGAAGAAAAAACACAAGATATTATAGATAAGTTTAAAAAAGAAGAAAATAAGTTATTGCAAAAACTTCAAAAAGCAACCTACCAATTGGACAAAGAAGAAAATGATCTTACATCTAGCAAATTAGATGCTATAATAAATATAGGAACGAGTATTATTAGTGCATTTTTTGGTTCTAAAGCAAGAAATCCAAGAACGATAGCAAATGGAGTTAAAAAAGCAAGTAAGGTCATAAAAGAAAAAAATGATGTAACAATGCTACAAGATTTAATAGATGATATAAATATTAAGCTAGATGAGTTATCGCAAAAAATGCAAGAAGAAATTTCAAATCTAAAAGCACAAAACGACATAAAAAATATAGAAATTAAAGAGATAAAAGTTATGCCCAAAAAATCAGATATTTTTAATGAAGAAATTTCTATTTTATGGACATAA
- a CDS encoding oxidoreductase, which translates to MKNPYINNNQQVEQNGIDKAINHAAKDIPFVPNNFNAAGFVKGLVLGGLAAYVLTNPKAQEYIFKAIIKGGSLINAGIEELKERFEDVKAELEAEE; encoded by the coding sequence ATGAAAAATCCATATATAAACAATAATCAACAAGTTGAGCAAAATGGTATAGATAAAGCCATAAATCATGCGGCTAAAGATATACCTTTTGTTCCTAATAATTTTAATGCAGCAGGCTTTGTAAAAGGTCTTGTTTTGGGTGGTTTGGCTGCTTATGTGCTTACAAATCCTAAGGCTCAAGAGTATATTTTTAAGGCGATTATAAAAGGTGGCTCTTTAATAAATGCTGGTATTGAAGAGTTGAAAGAGCGATTTGAGGATGTTAAGGCTGAGCTTGAAGCAGAAGAATAA
- a CDS encoding chemotaxis protein CheX, translating into MKSIINDAVNYLCVQTLGFDVKSAKSLGKGFYGASIPLYKDDTEFNFYLFFKKDTLKNFAKAFLGQDDVSEADFDDLSKEISNQIIGRVKVVLNNSNDKSQYKLGTPEFLGEVTNFNIKLDNKIIYKIKNRTFQIGYKKV; encoded by the coding sequence ATGAAATCTATTATAAATGATGCTGTTAATTATCTTTGTGTTCAAACATTGGGATTTGATGTCAAGAGTGCAAAATCATTAGGAAAAGGCTTTTATGGGGCTAGTATACCTTTATACAAAGATGATACGGAGTTTAATTTTTATCTTTTTTTTAAAAAAGACACACTAAAAAATTTTGCTAAGGCTTTTTTGGGGCAAGATGATGTTAGTGAGGCTGATTTTGATGATTTGTCAAAAGAGATATCAAATCAAATAATTGGCAGAGTAAAAGTTGTTTTAAACAATTCAAATGATAAATCACAATACAAGCTTGGAACACCTGAGTTTTTAGGTGAAGTTACAAATTTTAATATAAAATTAGATAATAAAATAATATATAAAATTAAAAACAGAACATTTCAAATAGGATATAAAAAAGTATGA
- a CDS encoding excinuclease ABC subunit A yields MRFLLLFLLLLSNINAVNLLTYNVYERTDRVDIMLSFDAPYEGNIFQKRDKDYTSLVLNLLNFEENINKILKSDIVQEFDFEPRQSSLILKLKSKEPILVNASKTTDGFGLRIRASLKNTPEKLANIPKASIMVGQKTKEDDGLLDSRYFLVVGVLLLLLIFLFLVKKIILTKDGKVKNTNSMPWLIKGNNAKINIIYEKYIDRLNKVVLFSYEEKKYLVLVGSTNVLLDSFGEEKIQSQEDFAVFFEENKKKLGNFLQDRQNSLNSYKDKLSQDSF; encoded by the coding sequence ATGAGATTTTTGCTTTTATTTTTACTTTTATTGTCAAATATCAATGCTGTAAATTTACTTACATATAATGTTTATGAAAGAACAGATAGAGTTGACATTATGCTTAGTTTTGATGCTCCTTATGAGGGTAATATATTTCAAAAAAGAGATAAAGATTATACATCTTTGGTTTTAAATTTGCTTAATTTTGAGGAAAATATAAATAAAATTTTAAAATCAGACATAGTTCAAGAATTTGATTTTGAACCAAGGCAAAGTTCTTTAATATTAAAGTTAAAATCAAAAGAACCAATACTCGTAAATGCATCAAAAACAACAGATGGTTTTGGTCTTAGAATAAGAGCTAGTTTGAAAAACACACCAGAAAAACTAGCAAATATCCCCAAAGCCAGTATTATGGTTGGGCAAAAGACAAAAGAAGATGATGGATTGCTTGATAGTAGGTATTTTTTAGTCGTCGGTGTTTTACTGTTATTATTGATATTTTTATTTTTAGTTAAAAAAATTATATTAACAAAAGATGGAAAAGTAAAAAATACAAATAGTATGCCATGGCTTATAAAAGGCAATAATGCAAAGATAAATATAATATATGAAAAATATATAGATAGACTAAATAAAGTCGTTTTGTTTAGTTATGAAGAAAAAAAATATCTTGTTTTGGTTGGTTCTACAAATGTTTTGCTTGATAGTTTTGGAGAAGAAAAAATACAATCACAAGAAGACTTTGCTGTATTTTTTGAAGAGAATAAAAAGAAACTAGGTAATTTTTTACAAGATAGACAAAATAGTTTAAATAGCTATAAAGATAAGCTTAGTCAAGATTCGTTTTAG
- a CDS encoding peroxiredoxin, with protein MLVTKKAQDFTAAAVLGNNQIVEDFNLYKNIGEKGAVVFFYPMDFTFVCPSEIIAFDKRYDEFKSRGIEVIAVSTDNEFSHFAWKETPVNKGGIGQVRFPIVADRNHEISKAFDVLLEEAGIALRGSFLLDKDGTIRHAVVNDLPLGRNIDEMVRMVDTMIFTNEHGEVCPAGWNKGDAGMKPSTDGVADYLDKNANKL; from the coding sequence ATGTTAGTAACAAAAAAAGCACAAGATTTTACTGCCGCTGCTGTACTAGGAAACAATCAAATAGTTGAAGATTTTAATCTTTATAAGAATATAGGCGAAAAGGGAGCTGTAGTATTTTTCTACCCTATGGATTTTACATTTGTTTGTCCAAGCGAAATCATAGCTTTTGATAAGAGATATGATGAGTTTAAATCTCGTGGTATAGAAGTAATTGCTGTAAGCACAGACAATGAATTTTCTCACTTTGCTTGGAAAGAAACACCAGTAAACAAAGGCGGTATAGGCCAAGTTCGCTTCCCTATAGTAGCTGACAGAAATCATGAAATATCAAAAGCATTTGATGTTCTTTTAGAAGAAGCTGGTATAGCTCTTCGTGGATCATTCTTGCTAGACAAAGATGGAACAATTCGCCACGCGGTTGTAAACGATCTTCCATTAGGCAGAAATATAGATGAAATGGTAAGAATGGTTGATACAATGATATTTACAAATGAGCATGGCGAAGTATGCCCAGCTGGATGGAATAAAGGTGATGCTGGTATGAAACCAAGCACAGATGGTGTTGCAGACTATCTTGATAAAAACGCTAACAAACTATAA
- a CDS encoding trimeric intracellular cation channel family protein: protein MKFILFFEYIGIASAALSGFLFAIKKDCDWLGAFLASFLTALGGGILRDIMLGKSIYSFTHYTPTLIVLFVLFVANFFKIYRHREKIERKFIFIFADAIDVICFSIVGAMVAIKYDYNVFGVAFIAFFNGVGGGILRDILLNEIPWFLTTGLYGTISFSVGICYYLLYILNLNNPFFVVLLFALGIMLRILAYYKGWSLPPLKK, encoded by the coding sequence ATGAAATTTATACTTTTTTTTGAATATATAGGTATAGCATCTGCAGCTCTTAGCGGGTTTTTGTTTGCTATAAAAAAAGATTGCGATTGGCTTGGAGCTTTTCTTGCATCATTTTTAACAGCTCTTGGGGGAGGAATTTTAAGAGATATAATGCTTGGTAAAAGCATATACTCTTTTACTCATTATACACCAACTCTTATTGTTTTATTTGTGCTTTTTGTTGCTAATTTCTTTAAAATTTATAGACACAGAGAGAAAATTGAGAGAAAATTTATATTTATTTTTGCTGATGCAATAGATGTTATTTGTTTTTCTATAGTAGGAGCAATGGTTGCTATAAAATACGATTATAATGTATTTGGAGTAGCATTTATAGCATTTTTTAATGGTGTCGGCGGAGGCATATTAAGGGATATCTTACTAAATGAGATTCCGTGGTTTTTAACAACTGGTCTTTACGGCACAATTAGTTTTAGTGTTGGAATTTGTTATTACTTGCTATATATTTTAAACCTAAATAATCCCTTCTTTGTTGTGTTGCTTTTTGCACTAGGAATAATGCTTAGAATATTAGCTTATTATAAAGGGTGGTCTTTACCTCCATTAAAAAAATAG
- a CDS encoding lipid-binding SYLF domain-containing protein, translating to MNFLKTFCVALFIFNFLNADVVQNQNIKTAINILNDFANSKQNSLKKGDIKAIAIVPSVSKIGFLASVSKSEGIFIAKNDNSEWSNPFFINYTSGGFGPQIGITSSDLIIFFKSSRSYDKLFTDNEDTISLNFEASAMNKGIRDGVSTDFPELSAYMLIKGNSSGWFIGSSLDVARMSINRQNLNDYYERMYTYEDILNNSPKESKYTLKLKEIASKFF from the coding sequence ATGAATTTTTTAAAAACTTTTTGTGTAGCTTTATTCATATTTAATTTTTTAAATGCTGATGTAGTTCAAAATCAAAACATTAAAACAGCTATTAATATTTTAAATGATTTTGCTAATTCTAAACAAAATAGTTTAAAAAAGGGTGATATAAAAGCAATAGCTATTGTTCCAAGTGTTTCAAAAATAGGTTTTTTAGCTAGTGTGTCAAAAAGCGAAGGAATTTTTATAGCTAAAAATGATAATAGTGAATGGTCAAACCCGTTTTTTATAAACTACACTAGTGGCGGTTTTGGTCCACAAATTGGTATAACCTCTAGCGACCTTATTATATTTTTCAAAAGCTCAAGATCTTATGATAAATTATTTACTGATAATGAGGATACAATTAGTTTAAATTTTGAAGCATCTGCTATGAATAAAGGCATAAGAGATGGTGTTTCTACTGATTTTCCTGAACTCTCAGCCTATATGCTAATAAAAGGTAATAGTAGTGGTTGGTTTATAGGTTCTAGTCTTGATGTTGCTAGAATGAGCATAAATAGGCAAAATCTAAATGATTATTATGAAAGAATGTATACATATGAAGATATATTGAACAATAGTCCAAAAGAAAGCAAATATACTCTAAAACTAAAAGAAATTGCTAGTAAATTTTTCTAA
- a CDS encoding PilZ domain-containing protein gives MIFMDEYFQTQKIVFNELKSSFIDSGLHFCEQNTKTLNKEDIATFFEDLYCNIINEKENMSSLQNDFKKFSSENKLFKYSLDYVLINFIFLYSKKSDNDTFLKQMISRIEFIKKSMLARITLDSPSSTFKINTDTFFEHPINTFKKMKDLDKEVVFLNLYDGVNVKNSGHIISTSDSSVTIQVDIIQILAMKEEGNAFILQNEFFSKHLKADIIDFNITAQTVTLSNFKRMDIMNANRRKHQRVTPNKFTKVLLKGTQDEVLGNMYDISKGGLSVLTSQDIKFKQGEEIKAIFKLVSNNEDEGFDVTLNLKLVVQMNYNGFMRYCMQNSSETIEPTLDKFIDKRVDDIFKELKELKKLYI, from the coding sequence ATGATATTTATGGATGAATATTTTCAAACCCAAAAAATTGTATTTAATGAACTAAAGAGTAGTTTTATTGATTCTGGATTACATTTTTGCGAGCAAAATACAAAAACTTTAAACAAAGAGGATATTGCAACTTTTTTTGAAGATTTGTATTGTAATATAATTAATGAAAAAGAAAATATGTCCTCCTTGCAAAATGATTTCAAAAAATTTAGTAGCGAGAATAAGCTTTTTAAATATAGTTTAGACTATGTATTGATAAATTTTATTTTTTTATATTCAAAAAAAAGCGATAACGATACATTTTTAAAACAGATGATATCAAGAATAGAATTTATAAAAAAATCCATGCTTGCAAGAATAACACTTGATTCACCAAGCTCAACTTTTAAAATTAATACCGATACCTTTTTTGAACATCCTATAAACACATTTAAAAAAATGAAAGATTTAGACAAAGAGGTTGTATTCTTAAATTTATATGATGGTGTTAATGTAAAAAATAGTGGTCACATAATAAGCACTTCTGATTCTAGTGTTACAATACAAGTTGATATTATACAAATTTTAGCAATGAAAGAAGAAGGCAATGCCTTTATACTTCAAAATGAATTTTTCTCAAAACACTTAAAAGCAGATATTATAGATTTTAACATTACCGCTCAAACTGTCACACTAAGTAATTTTAAAAGAATGGATATAATGAATGCCAACAGAAGAAAACATCAGCGTGTGACTCCGAATAAATTCACAAAAGTATTGCTAAAAGGAACACAAGATGAAGTCTTAGGCAATATGTATGACATCTCAAAAGGTGGTCTTAGTGTTTTAACTTCACAAGATATTAAATTCAAGCAAGGCGAAGAGATAAAAGCTATTTTTAAGCTTGTGTCAAACAATGAAGATGAAGGCTTTGATGTAACTTTAAACCTCAAACTTGTTGTTCAAATGAATTATAATGGTTTTATGAGATATTGTATGCAAAACAGTAGTGAAACAATAGAACCTACTTTGGATAAATTTATAGATAAAAGAGTTGATGATATTTTTAAAGAATTAAAAGAGTTAAAAAAACTATATATATGA